In Deinococcus aerius, the genomic stretch ACTGGCCCAGGTGCTGGATACGGCCCCCCGCGAGGCCGGGCTGGTCTATCCCGTCGTCCGGCGAAGTGACTGCGAGCGGGCCTTTCCCGGCGTGAAGCGGACCTACGCCCGGTTGCGCGACGACACCTTCACCGGCGGCAACGTCTTTATCCTCGATCCGCGCCTGGTCGGCCAGTTCCTGCCCCGCCTCCGCGAGGTGCTCGCCGCGCGCAAGGCGCCGCTGAAACTCGCGGGATTGATCGGGCCGGGCATCCTGCTGCGGCTGCTGACCCGGCGCCTGACGGTGCGCGAGCTGGAGGAGCGGGTCAGCGTCATCCTGGGTGTCCCCGCCCGTGCCCTGGTCACCCCCCACGCCGCCATCGGCGCCGACGTGGACAAGGAGGACGACCTGCGGCTCGCCGAGGCGCACCTGGGGCGCTCTTCCTCCCCCCAATCCTGACTCGCCCACTCGGTTTTTACCGCTCCTGAGCGGGCAAAAGCCTGTCTGCTTTGTGAGGCGGCCGGCCTTGCCACGCTCCGGGGGGCTGTGCATACTGTGCCCCATGCCGCACATCATCACCAGCCCCTGCATCGGTGTGAAGGACCAGGCCTGCACCGAAGTCTGCCCCGTGGAGTGCATCTACGACGGCGGCGACCAGTATCTGATCCACCCCGACGAGTGCATCGACTGCGGCGCCTGCGTGCCCGCCTGCCCCGTCAGCGCCATCTTCCCCGAAGAGGACGTGCCGAGCGGCGAGGAAGAGTTCATCGTCAAGA encodes the following:
- a CDS encoding ferredoxin is translated as MPHIITSPCIGVKDQACTEVCPVECIYDGGDQYLIHPDECIDCGACVPACPVSAIFPEEDVPSGEEEFIVKNKAFFGL
- a CDS encoding NTP transferase domain-containing protein, with the protein product MTQGNAGQWSAVVLGGGDPGDPFAAAHGVPVKALIPVAGEPMALHVLRALRESGRVARVAYVGPTVPAMNALLDERVTDHGTLLSNLEAGVEALAASGLAPGERVLVVTADIPLVTAAQLAQVLDTAPREAGLVYPVVRRSDCERAFPGVKRTYARLRDDTFTGGNVFILDPRLVGQFLPRLREVLAARKAPLKLAGLIGPGILLRLLTRRLTVRELEERVSVILGVPARALVTPHAAIGADVDKEDDLRLAEAHLGRSSSPQS